The following proteins are co-located in the Imtechella halotolerans genome:
- a CDS encoding FecR family protein, with protein MDDINKQIGYSKLLTARVLGSLSKEKKNTLEQWELIGTNKEVSKDILNAQNFSNWERKKKEIDTQEEWRAFLLRMEDSTKKSTKVRRLNAIKWMSAIAAIMVIGFFSYNFFTSSDNQFQTLDNVTIAPGSSRAELVLSTGEVVSLEETQGSTIQEGQMAIANDKGVLEYTDATNANKTEAKTNILRVPRGAEYQLVLADGTKVWLNSDTELTYTVPFVGNERRVSLKGEAYFEVSPNKELPFIVATVNQEVQVLGTSFNVSSYSEEASEVTTLVEGKVLVSSDSNKEKMYLDPNEQTIFNKQNASMKKTSVDVYSYIAWKEGRFVFNNVTFEDFLSKVARWYNVDIIYHTNSVKKLRFTGDLPRYSDMTSILKILEEEMSVTINVEGNRNIHVYSK; from the coding sequence ATGGACGATATTAATAAACAAATTGGGTATTCTAAACTTTTGACAGCTAGGGTGTTAGGCTCTTTGTCAAAGGAGAAGAAGAATACTTTAGAGCAATGGGAGTTAATAGGAACCAATAAAGAGGTTTCTAAAGATATTCTTAATGCTCAGAATTTTTCTAATTGGGAACGCAAAAAAAAGGAAATTGACACGCAGGAGGAGTGGCGTGCTTTTTTGCTGCGTATGGAGGATTCTACCAAAAAATCTACAAAAGTACGTAGGTTAAATGCTATTAAGTGGATGTCTGCTATAGCGGCTATAATGGTTATAGGATTCTTCTCATACAACTTTTTCACCTCCTCTGATAATCAATTTCAAACACTTGATAATGTGACCATAGCACCAGGGTCTTCGCGAGCTGAGCTTGTATTGTCTACTGGAGAAGTAGTGAGCCTTGAAGAAACTCAAGGGAGCACAATACAAGAAGGACAGATGGCCATCGCTAATGATAAGGGTGTCTTAGAATATACTGATGCAACCAATGCAAATAAAACTGAGGCGAAGACTAATATTCTTAGGGTTCCAAGAGGTGCTGAGTATCAATTGGTGCTAGCCGATGGAACAAAAGTGTGGTTAAATTCAGATACAGAACTTACGTACACGGTTCCTTTTGTTGGTAATGAACGTAGAGTATCTCTTAAGGGAGAGGCTTATTTTGAGGTGTCACCTAATAAGGAGCTACCTTTTATCGTAGCTACCGTTAATCAAGAGGTGCAGGTTTTAGGTACGTCATTCAATGTTTCCTCCTATAGTGAAGAGGCTAGCGAAGTTACCACTTTGGTTGAAGGTAAGGTTTTGGTATCAAGTGATTCCAATAAAGAAAAGATGTATTTAGATCCAAATGAACAAACGATTTTTAATAAACAAAATGCCAGTATGAAAAAAACGTCTGTTGATGTTTATTCCTATATAGCATGGAAGGAAGGTCGTTTTGTATTTAACAATGTAACCTTTGAAGATTTTCTTTCTAAAGTGGCACGATGGTATAATGTTGATATCATCTATCATACTAATAGTGTTAAGAAATTAAGATTTACAGGTGATCTGCCTAGATATAGTGATATGACCAGTATTTTGAAAATCTTGGAAGAAGAAATGTCTGTAACAATTAATGTAGAAGGGAATAGAAATATTCACGTATACAGTAAATAA
- a CDS encoding SusC/RagA family TonB-linked outer membrane protein, which yields MRLSVILMLSAIFTINAATFSQSKRVNLNLNNVSFSALFQEIRKQTGYSFFFNEEKINELSAVSVKKINAPVEEVLNNVLAGTGLVYKFVDGVVIIVEEEKRPIQTKTVTGTVVDSKTKEPLLGVNVMVKNSRLGTVTDFDGNFSIKIPQNDAVLVFSYIGYVNHEVKITESTHLQVKMEAETLGLEEVVVTGYQTIDKRELTSSIASVTAEDLDIVGALSIDKMLEGKATGLMVTSLSSTPGAASKIRVRGGSTFTGNQSPLWVVDGVIYEDPVPLSASDINSFDNVNIIGNALTGINPSDIAKIDILKDASATAIYGTRAANGVIVITTKRGEKGKPVMTYSGGYSLTQAPQYSDLNLMNSRERIDVSREMYERNLGYSNSYENIDRLGYEGALMNLWDGTYTYDDFKKRVNYLETLNSDWFGKLYRNSFTETHSLSASGGSDNAKYYFSIGYDDQKGAEQNVDLNRITARSNVDLNVRDNVLLSLRMNGSIQKGHYNHGSVNVFNTAYYTSRTIPIYNEDGSYFMQSQEIRSDGYGIEYAGYNVLNEMNNSERNITNKDFSVAASLRWDFWDKFRFTSQASYRNTTNLTEEWITEDTFYASKLRTYQYFENLIDERVNNNGLLPFGGVYTGGMVNQDTYSITNQLNYNTLLGGKHSINVNLGQEARSINYWGATGFTVPGYNHYQGRGFVALPSPGVVSVDGVSTIDFSEYDYDNMINWLTTKGGLNVYPNITDRVNNFMSVFGIVNYVYDGRYVLNFNMRSDGSNAFGQYERYKFKPTYSFSTRWNLHNEKFLSDVQWLDELALRGSYGVRGTMPDASPYLVISNYGRNDVYYYPENVASLGSFPNANLRWEKTQTTDLGINYSLLGGRISGALDYSYSKSTDLLQARPVSLVNGTAVQAFNSGSKDVSSYEFSIRTINIKKKDLAWSTHFNFSYNKDRVLKGFEDGALANLTVNNYLRGSIYREGFPTNGFFSYKFEGLNEHGLPTFAHLVEENMTPEEQLKAALVYQGSRVPLYYGGFGTQIKSGNFTLSANFTYKLGYKTRLLSLYNGNQNLPLPYENMHADFNNRWRQPGDEAFTNIPGISNYDLRFTSNPSADGFNSIYVTNIRYMVPSGSNAWWMYDNSDARVVSASHIRFQSVTLSYNLPKSLIEGTGINHMNIGIQGSNLGYFAFDGKLRGQDPEQVSGIGLPTLPNYSLSVNMSF from the coding sequence ATGAGGCTGTCAGTTATTTTAATGCTAAGTGCCATATTTACTATTAATGCGGCTACTTTCTCGCAGTCGAAACGAGTTAATTTAAACTTGAATAATGTTAGTTTCTCAGCGTTGTTTCAAGAAATTAGAAAACAGACAGGATATAGTTTTTTCTTTAATGAAGAGAAAATTAATGAATTGTCCGCTGTTTCTGTTAAGAAAATTAATGCTCCCGTTGAAGAGGTGCTTAATAATGTGTTAGCAGGAACTGGATTGGTATACAAATTTGTAGACGGGGTCGTAATAATTGTAGAAGAAGAGAAAAGGCCAATTCAGACAAAAACAGTGACTGGTACTGTTGTCGACTCTAAAACCAAAGAACCTTTACTTGGAGTTAATGTAATGGTTAAAAATAGTCGCTTGGGAACCGTTACCGATTTTGATGGGAATTTCTCAATAAAAATTCCTCAGAATGATGCAGTCTTGGTATTTTCATATATAGGATATGTTAACCATGAAGTAAAGATTACCGAAAGTACTCATTTGCAGGTTAAAATGGAGGCTGAAACCTTAGGACTAGAAGAGGTAGTGGTTACAGGCTACCAGACTATTGATAAGAGGGAATTAACCAGTTCCATTGCTTCAGTTACTGCTGAAGATTTGGATATTGTTGGTGCCTTATCTATTGATAAAATGTTAGAAGGAAAGGCAACAGGTCTAATGGTCACCAGTTTGAGTTCAACTCCTGGTGCAGCTTCAAAAATTAGGGTGCGAGGAGGAAGTACCTTTACAGGTAACCAAAGTCCACTTTGGGTAGTAGATGGTGTAATTTATGAAGACCCTGTACCTCTTTCGGCAAGTGACATAAATAGTTTTGACAATGTAAATATTATAGGTAATGCCTTGACCGGTATTAATCCGTCTGATATAGCAAAGATTGATATTTTAAAAGATGCCTCTGCAACGGCTATCTATGGAACACGTGCCGCTAACGGGGTGATAGTTATCACTACAAAGAGAGGTGAAAAAGGGAAGCCTGTAATGACCTATTCTGGTGGATATAGCCTTACTCAAGCACCTCAGTATTCTGATTTAAATCTTATGAATTCAAGGGAACGTATCGATGTATCAAGAGAGATGTATGAACGTAATTTAGGGTATAGTAACTCGTATGAGAATATAGATCGACTTGGGTATGAAGGAGCTCTTATGAATTTATGGGATGGTACTTATACCTATGATGATTTCAAAAAAAGGGTAAATTATCTTGAGACTTTAAATAGTGATTGGTTTGGGAAATTGTACAGAAATTCTTTTACTGAAACACACTCCTTAAGTGCTTCTGGAGGAAGTGATAATGCTAAGTATTATTTCTCCATAGGATACGATGACCAGAAGGGGGCGGAACAAAATGTAGATTTAAACCGAATTACTGCCCGTTCAAATGTAGATCTTAATGTAAGAGATAATGTATTGTTGTCTTTACGTATGAATGGTTCTATTCAAAAGGGACATTATAATCATGGTTCAGTTAATGTGTTTAATACTGCGTATTACACCAGTAGAACCATTCCTATTTACAATGAAGATGGTAGCTATTTTATGCAGAGTCAGGAAATTAGATCTGATGGTTATGGGATAGAATATGCAGGATATAATGTGCTAAATGAAATGAACAATTCTGAGCGCAATATCACTAATAAGGACTTTTCAGTAGCAGCATCCTTGCGTTGGGACTTTTGGGATAAGTTTAGATTTACCAGTCAGGCTAGCTATAGAAATACCACGAACCTTACTGAGGAATGGATTACTGAAGATACTTTTTATGCTTCAAAACTACGTACCTATCAATATTTTGAAAATTTAATTGATGAGCGCGTAAATAATAATGGGTTACTTCCTTTCGGTGGTGTGTATACAGGTGGAATGGTAAATCAAGACACCTATTCTATTACCAATCAATTAAACTATAATACATTATTAGGAGGTAAACATTCCATAAATGTTAACTTAGGACAAGAGGCACGTTCTATAAATTATTGGGGAGCAACTGGATTCACTGTTCCAGGGTATAATCATTATCAGGGTAGAGGGTTTGTAGCTTTGCCTAGTCCCGGAGTTGTCTCAGTTGATGGAGTTAGTACTATAGACTTTTCGGAATATGATTATGACAACATGATCAACTGGCTTACCACAAAAGGCGGCCTTAATGTGTATCCTAATATTACCGATCGAGTTAATAATTTTATGTCTGTATTTGGGATAGTTAACTATGTGTATGATGGTCGTTATGTACTTAATTTTAATATGCGTAGTGATGGTTCAAATGCATTTGGCCAATATGAGCGCTATAAATTTAAGCCTACATACTCATTTTCTACACGTTGGAATTTACATAATGAAAAATTCTTGAGTGATGTTCAATGGCTGGATGAATTAGCTCTTAGAGGGTCTTATGGGGTAAGAGGAACCATGCCTGATGCTAGTCCCTACCTTGTAATATCTAATTATGGAAGAAATGATGTGTATTACTATCCTGAAAATGTGGCTAGTTTAGGGTCTTTTCCAAATGCAAACCTTAGGTGGGAAAAAACTCAAACAACCGATTTAGGTATTAACTATAGTTTATTGGGTGGTAGAATTAGTGGAGCATTGGATTATTCCTATTCTAAAAGTACAGATCTTCTACAAGCAAGACCGGTTTCTTTAGTGAATGGTACAGCTGTACAGGCATTTAATTCAGGGAGTAAGGATGTAAGTAGTTATGAGTTTTCTATAAGAACTATAAATATCAAAAAGAAAGATTTGGCATGGAGTACTCATTTTAATTTCTCTTATAATAAGGATAGAGTTCTCAAAGGGTTTGAGGATGGTGCGCTCGCTAATTTGACGGTTAATAATTACCTGAGAGGTAGTATATATCGAGAAGGATTCCCAACCAATGGTTTTTTCTCTTATAAATTTGAAGGATTAAATGAACATGGACTTCCAACTTTTGCTCATCTAGTAGAGGAAAATATGACTCCTGAAGAGCAATTAAAGGCAGCATTAGTGTATCAGGGAAGTAGAGTTCCATTGTATTATGGAGGTTTTGGTACCCAAATAAAATCTGGAAACTTCACGCTTTCTGCTAATTTCACATACAAACTGGGGTATAAGACGAGATTATTAAGCTTGTATAATGGCAATCAAAATTTACCATTGCCTTATGAAAACATGCATGCAGATTTTAATAATAGATGGAGACAACCAGGTGATGAAGCGTTTACGAATATTCCAGGAATATCTAATTATGATTTAAGATTTACAAGTAATCCATCAGCTGATGGTTTTAATAGTATTTATGTAACTAATATAAGATATATGGTGCCAAGTGGATCAAATGCCTGGTGGATGTATGACAATAGTGATGCCAGGGTGGTAAGTGCTAGTCACATTCGATTTCAGTCAGTAACACTTTCTTATAATTTACCTAAAAGCTTAATTGAAGGAACTGGGATAAATCATATGAATATTGGAATTCAAGGTAGTAATCTAGGATATTTTGCCTTTGATGGAAAGCTTAGAGGACAGGATCCTGAGCAGGTATCAGGTATAGGGTTACCAACCTTGCCAAACTATAGTTTAAGTGTTAACATGAGTTTCTAA
- a CDS encoding RagB/SusD family nutrient uptake outer membrane protein: MKKIIYILALLPLWGCSGFLDEVDQDKLIPEKVEHYEALLLKEFNGTYPLMRTVDHMTDNLVEDPTATTSRKFSVKTTYTWQREIEIDENGNRISGINSSWEFMYEDIAIANYVIELIDDALGEENQRNYTKGEAYFIRALSYFNLVNLYGLPYNEATANVDLGVPLRDNIGVELTYSRNTVAECYAFIENDLEKAIELITLSAAEKSIWHPNLAACNLLMSRIKLYQQKWDEAIDFADKVIESRSLVKITPNAPFVTQSNSEILYSYYTTNPIRLTDDIPFKANPQLINMYEAKDLRKAVFFSSIDDGTGRFNYYSNKYIRDTYTELGFANFRVAEAYLNRAEAYAKKGESANALNDIMALHAKRYSDVSGIVYPSNPTEVLTLVLNERRKEFCFEDHHRWFDLRRMENRPEIQHEFTLIENNGTRLGKEVYTLLSNDLNYTLPIPIQERNNNPLIRNNERYEKIPIIVD, translated from the coding sequence ATGAAAAAAATTATATATATACTAGCACTTTTGCCTTTATGGGGGTGTAGTGGTTTTTTGGATGAAGTAGATCAAGACAAGTTGATTCCTGAAAAAGTAGAACACTATGAGGCCCTTCTTCTTAAAGAGTTTAATGGGACTTATCCGCTAATGAGGACTGTAGACCATATGACAGATAATCTTGTTGAAGATCCCACAGCTACTACTTCTCGTAAGTTTTCAGTAAAAACTACCTATACTTGGCAGAGGGAGATAGAGATCGATGAAAATGGTAATAGAATATCAGGTATTAATTCCTCATGGGAATTTATGTATGAGGATATTGCCATAGCCAACTATGTAATTGAACTTATAGATGATGCCTTAGGAGAAGAAAATCAGAGAAATTATACCAAAGGTGAAGCCTATTTTATTCGTGCTTTGAGCTATTTTAATTTGGTAAACCTGTATGGTTTGCCATATAATGAGGCTACTGCAAATGTAGATTTGGGTGTTCCATTAAGAGATAATATCGGAGTAGAACTTACGTATAGTAGAAATACTGTAGCAGAATGTTATGCTTTCATTGAAAATGATTTGGAAAAGGCAATTGAATTAATCACTTTGAGTGCTGCAGAAAAGAGTATATGGCATCCAAACCTGGCAGCATGTAACTTATTAATGTCTAGAATTAAACTTTACCAGCAAAAATGGGATGAAGCTATTGATTTTGCAGATAAGGTTATAGAAAGCCGAAGCCTTGTGAAAATTACTCCAAATGCACCGTTTGTTACCCAGAGTAATTCAGAAATACTGTATTCTTATTATACTACAAATCCAATACGATTAACAGACGATATTCCATTTAAAGCAAATCCTCAGCTTATAAATATGTATGAAGCAAAGGATCTACGTAAGGCAGTGTTTTTCTCTTCGATTGATGATGGAACTGGAAGATTTAATTATTATTCAAATAAATACATTAGAGATACTTACACTGAATTAGGGTTTGCGAATTTTAGAGTTGCAGAAGCGTATCTTAATAGAGCTGAAGCCTATGCCAAAAAAGGAGAATCTGCCAATGCATTAAATGATATCATGGCTTTGCACGCTAAGCGTTATTCGGATGTGTCTGGAATTGTCTATCCTAGCAATCCAACAGAGGTGCTTACTTTGGTACTTAATGAAAGACGTAAAGAATTCTGTTTTGAAGATCATCATAGATGGTTCGATCTAAGAAGAATGGAAAACAGACCAGAGATCCAACATGAGTTTACCTTGATTGAAAACAATGGTACGCGATTAGGCAAGGAAGTGTATACTCTGTTATCAAACGATCTTAATTATACACTGCCTATTCCTATTCAGGAAAGAAATAACAATCCGCTGATTAGAAATAATGAGCGCTATGAGAAGATTCCGATAATCGTTGATTAA
- a CDS encoding RNA polymerase sigma factor: MKIAGKVILYNSKEFNEIFDRLFVHMFMLASRILKNDERGKDIAQEAFVKLFQKDTEDFESEKALQTYLYVLVKNACISELRKDKKVQNSPLEDGLSVSQQAFLNEILREETYKLLHKAIAGLSPKAEQVVRLTLEGYSNDDIANELGVTINTVKTVKRRAYKNLRELLGDQYITILFTNFIQFF, encoded by the coding sequence ATGAAAATAGCTGGCAAAGTCATTTTATACAATAGTAAAGAGTTCAATGAAATATTTGACCGTCTGTTTGTGCATATGTTTATGCTTGCATCACGTATTTTAAAAAATGATGAACGCGGGAAGGATATTGCTCAGGAGGCTTTTGTGAAATTATTTCAAAAGGATACTGAAGATTTTGAAAGTGAAAAAGCATTGCAAACGTATTTATACGTGCTGGTAAAAAACGCTTGTATAAGTGAACTTAGAAAGGACAAGAAGGTTCAAAATTCCCCATTAGAGGATGGGCTTTCGGTATCTCAACAGGCTTTTTTAAATGAAATATTACGAGAGGAAACCTATAAGTTATTACATAAAGCGATTGCTGGTTTATCTCCAAAAGCAGAGCAGGTAGTACGTCTAACTCTTGAAGGTTATAGTAATGATGATATTGCAAATGAGCTAGGAGTAACCATAAATACTGTGAAAACTGTAAAGCGTAGGGCTTACAAGAATCTTCGAGAACTTCTTGGCGATCAGTATATTACAATTCTATTTACAAATTTCATACAATTTTTTTAG
- a CDS encoding thioredoxin domain-containing protein gives MKRTLFTFITYILIGCWTLSAQGIDFQKLSLEEALAKASIEKKLVFIDFYTTWCAPCKTMTKLIFPLPEVGEVYNKEFVNIKLDAEKEGLKAAKKYNVQSYPTLLFLDSQGNVVFKETGLRPVNDFIELGKNAVSAHRSELSLQRLQEEFPKRQNDASFLKIYYTKMIEYGQSPIEGINAWLKVQKEIDEDDEDMMEFLFKYKNYIVAGSKGEAILQANFDEYMDIATKKEEDELERFKVQILQNTRDLAYQTQNPDLWLTFMEGFNKLPEKFKKRGNPVEYKMTYAALLKDDQTFKILTKKYIDSLISQKSITEITETDTKEYERRAKSLENSNSPEVTRILQAYKNGMGAGSIVEDIHQKAQAYLARVDSNSEYKDIENWIAYGDQLGASSYYMDNLRADMYYKRGKVKKAINYKKQALANWPDYDKKRDTRVYELSLMEGTQKIK, from the coding sequence ATGAAAAGAACCCTATTCACGTTTATAACGTATATACTAATAGGTTGTTGGACACTATCGGCCCAAGGAATCGATTTCCAAAAGTTATCCTTGGAGGAGGCTTTAGCCAAAGCTTCTATTGAAAAAAAATTAGTGTTTATTGATTTTTACACGACTTGGTGTGCCCCGTGTAAAACCATGACTAAGCTAATTTTTCCACTTCCTGAGGTTGGAGAAGTCTATAATAAAGAATTTGTAAATATTAAACTTGATGCTGAAAAGGAAGGTCTTAAGGCGGCTAAAAAATACAATGTCCAAAGCTATCCTACCTTATTATTTTTAGATTCTCAAGGGAACGTGGTATTCAAAGAGACGGGTTTACGTCCTGTAAATGATTTTATTGAATTAGGTAAAAACGCCGTATCAGCTCATAGAAGTGAATTAAGTTTACAACGTTTACAGGAGGAGTTTCCTAAAAGACAAAATGATGCTTCATTTCTAAAAATCTATTATACAAAAATGATTGAGTACGGACAAAGTCCTATTGAAGGTATTAATGCTTGGCTTAAAGTGCAAAAGGAAATTGATGAGGATGATGAGGATATGATGGAATTTTTGTTTAAGTACAAAAATTACATTGTGGCAGGATCCAAAGGAGAGGCAATATTGCAAGCCAATTTTGATGAATATATGGATATTGCTACTAAAAAGGAAGAAGACGAATTAGAGCGCTTTAAAGTTCAGATTCTTCAGAATACTAGAGATTTAGCGTATCAAACTCAAAATCCGGATTTATGGTTAACCTTTATGGAAGGATTTAATAAATTACCTGAAAAGTTTAAAAAACGAGGTAATCCAGTGGAGTATAAGATGACATACGCTGCTTTACTTAAAGATGATCAAACTTTTAAAATTCTTACTAAAAAATATATAGATAGTCTAATAAGTCAAAAATCTATAACTGAAATTACGGAAACAGATACTAAAGAGTATGAGAGGAGAGCTAAGTCTCTTGAAAATAGCAATTCTCCAGAGGTTACTCGAATACTTCAGGCCTATAAGAATGGTATGGGAGCGGGTTCAATTGTAGAAGACATTCATCAAAAAGCGCAAGCATACCTTGCTCGTGTGGATTCAAATTCAGAGTACAAAGACATTGAAAATTGGATTGCATATGGCGATCAATTAGGAGCTAGTTCATATTACATGGATAACCTTAGGGCTGATATGTACTATAAAAGAGGAAAAGTAAAAAAGGCGATTAACTATAAAAAACAAGCATTAGCTAATTGGCCTGATTACGACAAAAAGCGTGATACCAGAGTCTATGAGCTATCACTGATGGAAGGAACACAAAAGATAAAATAA
- a CDS encoding insulinase family protein yields the protein MNMFFLNIKKTIISLLFISISAHSFGQKFFMPESVIYKKLPNGFSYYLLPDDGERGKITVHLLSSVGSLVEAPNERGVGHFIEHMVFKGSKNFPGEGTMKELDKMGLRIGRDYNASVSNTLTEYHINLPQDNWDYLQQTLLLMKDWVSDLEMEEESFKVEQKVVIEEIRKRNSSVSPYLIGTPLEGHDGLGTEEQINSITSEEVKTFYHKYYTPDNVALVIQGKVNEKKVIRFIESTFGQIPAKKNTLENKYIDLTKKTVIDSTYVSSFKSNVPSLVLAFKAPSVAITSYESFKINYIDYLFSMILENRLMTFSDDDLNETNVMISEILPGSMMYNIRMQGKNQISYSKMLDIFVKVIAEARKNGFSQEEIDYFLDRLIKKNEAEGSDEIIRFAAAQKHFLTGDTPLLKMDRRAYFKELQETITPEDFKSVLQNFTDYHKTILYDRNSVSFTSDFQGSYILSKLGNSINEVGDFPKYVFSEPKGGFMIRVAKNLSDIEVPQNNPLAVYRKKNLGEGLYLLEFKNGMSVLVNNAPTVKAQIKLISKHGLSTLPENDTLIFKQTLALFNKTFGGYDEKQASNLLREYMFKLRDDISPAHYQLELTSVAKSLEYKHLLQAFHLILGSEYMPEWSAFKEEVKSDRELKKRSNIEIDEDVLKRMYAYNQEFKRNFKDAYIYVGGNLPANIDELISLYLATIKPLDLSKSNRLTTLSTEDNVSKYIEEARGKIQSRASFNFEKTYARNYTFKELLVAEVISEYGYQRIFDVLRKKHGLVYSSGTSAGGKVEENTLWVSLRYIADNTNLLKAKNIMINEILKPMSKGEISNEEIAIIKAKLAGKLDLYFYDDEVVSDVYIKRALKFNKLFTVKELNKLVNSISNKRIREGLKSYIDYSKGFE from the coding sequence ATGAATATGTTTTTTTTAAATATCAAAAAAACAATTATTTCACTCCTATTCATTAGTATTTCTGCCCATAGTTTTGGGCAGAAATTTTTTATGCCAGAGAGTGTTATTTATAAAAAATTACCGAATGGATTCTCCTATTATCTACTACCTGATGATGGAGAGCGAGGAAAGATCACAGTGCATTTACTTTCTTCTGTTGGATCATTGGTTGAGGCCCCTAATGAAAGGGGAGTAGGACATTTTATTGAACATATGGTCTTTAAAGGGAGTAAAAATTTTCCTGGAGAAGGGACTATGAAGGAGTTGGATAAAATGGGTCTTAGGATCGGTAGGGATTATAATGCTAGTGTAAGTAATACATTGACAGAATATCATATTAATCTTCCGCAAGACAATTGGGATTATTTGCAGCAAACATTGTTGCTAATGAAGGATTGGGTTTCTGATCTAGAGATGGAGGAAGAATCTTTCAAAGTGGAACAAAAAGTAGTTATAGAAGAGATTCGTAAACGTAATTCATCAGTGTCTCCTTACCTTATCGGTACTCCATTGGAGGGACATGATGGATTAGGGACGGAAGAACAGATAAATAGTATTACATCTGAAGAAGTGAAAACATTTTATCATAAATATTATACTCCTGATAATGTGGCTTTAGTTATTCAAGGAAAGGTTAATGAAAAAAAAGTTATAAGGTTCATTGAAAGTACTTTTGGTCAAATCCCAGCCAAAAAAAATACGTTAGAAAATAAATATATTGATTTAACGAAGAAAACGGTTATCGATTCTACCTATGTTTCTTCATTTAAGAGTAATGTACCTTCTCTTGTATTGGCATTTAAAGCCCCAAGTGTAGCTATTACTAGTTACGAGTCCTTTAAAATAAATTACATTGACTATCTCTTTAGCATGATTTTAGAGAACAGATTGATGACTTTTTCTGATGATGATTTAAATGAGACCAATGTAATGATAAGTGAGATATTGCCTGGGTCAATGATGTATAATATTAGGATGCAAGGCAAAAATCAGATTAGTTATTCTAAAATGTTAGACATATTCGTAAAAGTAATAGCCGAAGCAAGGAAAAATGGATTTTCTCAGGAAGAAATTGATTATTTTCTGGATAGACTTATCAAGAAAAATGAAGCAGAAGGTTCAGATGAAATAATACGGTTTGCAGCTGCACAAAAGCATTTTTTAACGGGTGATACTCCTTTGTTAAAGATGGATAGGCGTGCATACTTTAAAGAGTTACAAGAGACTATTACGCCTGAAGACTTTAAATCTGTACTGCAAAATTTTACAGATTATCACAAAACCATTTTATATGATCGTAATTCAGTTTCTTTTACTTCTGATTTTCAAGGTTCCTATATATTAAGTAAACTGGGAAATAGTATCAATGAGGTCGGAGACTTCCCGAAATATGTATTTTCAGAACCTAAAGGTGGTTTTATGATTAGGGTAGCAAAAAATCTTTCGGATATTGAAGTACCTCAAAATAATCCTTTAGCTGTTTATAGAAAAAAGAATCTGGGAGAAGGGTTATATCTATTAGAGTTTAAAAACGGGATGTCGGTATTGGTTAACAATGCTCCTACGGTTAAGGCTCAAATTAAATTGATTTCCAAACATGGATTGTCCACGTTGCCAGAAAATGATACCCTTATTTTTAAGCAAACTTTAGCTCTTTTTAATAAGACCTTTGGTGGTTATGATGAAAAGCAAGCTTCAAATTTGTTAAGAGAATATATGTTTAAATTACGAGATGATATAAGTCCGGCTCATTATCAGTTAGAACTTACAAGCGTAGCTAAATCTTTAGAATATAAACATTTATTGCAGGCATTCCATCTAATTTTAGGGAGTGAATATATGCCTGAATGGTCTGCTTTTAAGGAAGAAGTGAAATCTGACAGAGAACTCAAAAAAAGGAGCAATATTGAGATTGATGAAGATGTTCTGAAACGAATGTATGCATATAATCAGGAGTTCAAACGAAACTTCAAAGATGCCTATATATATGTAGGAGGTAACTTACCAGCTAATATTGATGAACTTATATCCTTGTATTTAGCTACGATCAAACCCTTAGATTTATCAAAATCTAATAGACTTACTACTTTGAGTACGGAAGACAATGTTTCAAAATATATAGAAGAAGCCAGAGGTAAGATTCAATCACGTGCTAGTTTTAATTTTGAAAAAACATATGCTAGAAATTATACATTTAAAGAGTTATTGGTAGCTGAGGTGATTTCAGAATATGGATATCAACGTATTTTTGATGTTTTACGAAAAAAACATGGATTAGTATATTCCTCTGGAACCAGTGCTGGAGGTAAAGTAGAAGAAAATACTTTATGGGTTAGTTTGAGGTACATTGCCGATAATACAAATTTACTCAAGGCTAAGAATATAATGATTAATGAAATTTTGAAACCTATGAGTAAGGGAGAAATCTCAAATGAAGAAATAGCTATAATCAAGGCAAAATTAGCTGGTAAATTAGATTTATATTTTTATGACGATGAGGTTGTAAGTGATGTCTATATTAAAAGAGCACTTAAGTTTAATAAGTTATTTACCGTCAAGGAATTGAATAAACTGGTAAACAGTATTTCTAATAAAAGAATTAGAGAGGGGTTGAAATCATATATTGATTATTCGAAAGGGTTTGAGTAA